In a single window of the Caloenas nicobarica isolate bCalNic1 chromosome 8, bCalNic1.hap1, whole genome shotgun sequence genome:
- the LOC135991223 gene encoding glucose-dependent insulinotropic receptor-like, whose translation MVNLLYAVLRSLLSCLIPPANLLVIVAVCQLLRKQPGPSYVYILNLATADLLVGVTCITEALGDVLHGFDQSKLLCLLRVAMSMTPCIGSVLTLLLISLDRYLAVTLPLSYPTLLKKTPVVLSLVALWMLSFFFGHLPLILPSLQRGNYTGYCGLLYVAKSEYLYVICFGIFAPSLLVLLCLHVWVGSIAYVQHRRLRHSCARARPPRLRRCKALRTVLIVLVGFSLSWGPYLVGGTVQAACSSCNLAGPLKDALFLLGETNSLINPLIYALHSRDIRSHLAKLLGCRTQGQVKSPASKVQTVGSWGGSQTEAPSS comes from the coding sequence ATGGTGAACCTCCTGTACGCGGTGCTGCGCTCCCTCCTGAGCTGCCTCATCCCCCCGGCCAACCTGCTGGTGATTGTGGCGGTCTGCCAGCTGCTGAGGAAGCAGCCAGGCCCCAGCTACGTCTACATCCTCAACCTGGCCACCGCCGACCTGCTGGTGGGCGTGACGTGCATCACTGAGGCGCTGGGCGACGTCCTCCATGGTTTTGACCAGAGCAAGTTGCTCTGCCTCCTGCGCGTGGCCATGAGCATGACGCCTTGCATCGGCTCCGTCCTGACCCTGCTCCTCATCTCCCTGGACAGGTACCTGGCGGTGACGCTGCCACTCTCCTACCCCACCCTCCTGAAGAAAACACCCGTGGTCCTCTCCCTCGTTGCCCTCTGGATGCTCTCCTTCTTTTTTGGGCACTTGCCTCTGATCCTGCCCTCTCTCCAGCGTGGCAACTACACGGGTTATTGTGGGCTCCTGTACGTGGCCAAGAGCGAGTACCTCTACGTGATCTGCTTTGGCATCTTTGCTCCGTccctgctggtgctgctctgcctgcacgTCTGGGTGGGCAGCATTGCCTATGTGCAGCACAGGCGGCTCCGGCACAGCTGCGCCCGGGCACGGCCCCCCCGCCTGCGCCGCTGCAAGGCCCTGCGGACTGTGCTCATTGTCCTCGTGGGTTTCAGCCTCTCCTGGGGCCCCTACCTGGTGGGGGGCACTGTGCAGGCCgcctgcagctcctgcaacCTGGCGGGCCCGCTCAAGGATGCCTTGTTCCTGCTGGGCGAGACCAACTCCCTCATCAACCCCCTCATCTACGCCCTGCACAGCAGAGACATCCGGAGCCACCTCGCAAagctgctggggtgcaggacCCAGGGCCAGGTGAAGTCTCCAGCCTCAAAGGTGCAAACTGTTGGGAGCTGGGGTGGGAGCCAGACTGAAGCCCCCAGTTCCTGA
- the SELENOT gene encoding thioredoxin reductase-like selenoprotein T, giving the protein MRAVRLLLLLALAAAGGGSAELGGQPAKRLRMAYATGPLLKFQICVSUGYRRVFEEYMRVISQRYPDIRIEGENYLPQPIYRHIASFLSVFKLVLIGLIIVGKDPFAFFGMQAPSIWQWGQENKVYACMMVFFLSNMVENQCMSTGAFEITLNDVPVWSKLESGHLPSMQQLVQILDNEMKLNVHMESMPHHRS; this is encoded by the exons ATGCGGGCggtgcggctgctgctgctgctggcgctggcggcggcgggcggcggctcgGCCGAGCTGGGCGGGCAGCCGGCCAAGCGGCTGCGCATGGCCTACGCCACCGGGCCGCTGCTCAAGTTCCAGATCTG TGTCTCCTGAGGCTACAGGCGGGTGTTTGAGGAGTACATGCGGGTTATTAGCCAGCGGTACCCAGACATCCGAATCGAAGGGGAAAACTACCTTCCGCAACCTATATATAG GCACATAGCGTCCTTCCTGTCTGTCTTCAAACTAGTATTAATAGGCTTAATAATCGTTGGCAAGGATCCCTTTGCTTTCTTCGGCATGCAAGCTCCGAGCATCTGGCAGTGGGGCCAAGAAAATAAG GTTTATGCTTGTATGATGGTCTTCTTCCTGAGCAACATGGTTGAGAACCAGTGTATGTCCACAGGTGCATTTGAGATCACTTTGAATG ATGTTCCGGTGTGGTCTAAGCTAGAGTCTGGCCACCTTCCTTCCATGCAGCAGCTTGTACAAATTCTTGATAACGAAATGAAGCTCAACGTGCACATGGAGTCAATGCCTCATCATCGATCATAG